A portion of the Bacteroides faecium genome contains these proteins:
- a CDS encoding M56 family metallopeptidase yields MTPELAYFLKINVAIVLFYAFYRLFFYKDTFFHWRRVALLCFFAISLLYPLLNIQGWIKAHEPMVAMADLYATIILPEQIITPQQDPTMNWQELIILFMKIIYWSGVIALTTRFLVQLGSIIRLHIQCPKSTMQGVHVHLLKKENGPFSFFHWIFIHPQSHTESEIGEIITHEETHARQYHSVDVLISELMCTFFWFNPFIWLMKREVRGNLEYMADHRVLETGHDSKSYQYHLLGLAHHKAAANLSNSFNVLPLKNRIKMMNKRRTKEIGRTKYLMFLPLAALLMIVSNIEMVARTTEKFAKEVMEQATTQVIPEPEAVTISMPPAEEIQKMALPQDKKVKEVSETQIKNVPDSVIFEVVEEMPGFPGGQGALMQYLARNVKYPVEAQTKGIQGRVIVSFIVRKDGNISDIKVIRSVDPYLDKEAARVIAAMPKWKPGKQRGETVNVRFTVPVAFRLTGPEPAKAEEIKQSDLEEVVVVGYGLKEDSTPDAVGIKTGDTEPTFKVVETMPKFPGGTAGLMKYLARSIKYPTIAQKNKEQGRVIIKMVVGKDGSLSDIKVLRSVSPSLDAEAIRVVGSMPKWEPGQQRGQAVAVEYTLPIVFRLQ; encoded by the coding sequence ATGACTCCGGAATTAGCCTATTTTCTAAAGATAAATGTAGCAATAGTCCTATTCTACGCATTCTATCGGTTGTTTTTCTATAAAGACACCTTCTTCCATTGGCGTCGGGTAGCTTTGCTATGTTTTTTTGCCATCTCCTTACTTTATCCTTTGTTGAACATTCAAGGATGGATAAAAGCCCACGAACCAATGGTGGCAATGGCAGATCTTTATGCAACAATTATACTTCCGGAGCAAATTATAACCCCGCAACAGGATCCTACGATGAACTGGCAAGAGTTAATCATACTCTTTATGAAAATCATCTATTGGAGTGGAGTAATAGCATTAACAACACGTTTCCTTGTGCAATTGGGCAGCATCATACGGCTACATATCCAGTGCCCTAAAAGCACTATGCAAGGAGTACACGTACATCTATTAAAGAAAGAAAACGGTCCGTTTTCTTTCTTCCATTGGATATTCATTCATCCACAGTCACATACAGAGTCCGAAATCGGTGAAATCATTACTCACGAAGAAACACACGCCCGCCAATATCATTCGGTCGATGTGTTAATCAGTGAGCTAATGTGCACATTCTTCTGGTTCAACCCTTTTATCTGGCTGATGAAACGGGAAGTCAGAGGGAATCTCGAATACATGGCGGATCACCGGGTATTGGAGACGGGACATGATAGTAAATCATACCAGTACCATTTGTTGGGACTGGCGCATCACAAGGCTGCAGCAAATTTATCAAATAGTTTCAATGTTTTACCACTCAAAAATCGTATTAAAATGATGAATAAACGAAGAACAAAAGAAATAGGGAGAACAAAATATCTGATGTTTCTCCCCTTGGCTGCCCTGTTGATGATTGTCAGCAACATCGAAATGGTGGCACGTACCACAGAGAAGTTCGCCAAAGAAGTAATGGAACAGGCAACGACGCAAGTCATCCCTGAACCCGAGGCAGTAACTATCTCCATGCCACCTGCAGAAGAGATTCAAAAGATGGCTCTCCCACAGGATAAGAAAGTTAAAGAAGTATCCGAGACTCAAATCAAGAATGTGCCTGATTCTGTCATATTTGAAGTAGTGGAAGAGATGCCTGGTTTTCCGGGCGGACAGGGAGCATTAATGCAATATCTGGCCAGAAATGTCAAATACCCGGTTGAAGCACAGACCAAAGGAATACAAGGACGTGTGATTGTAAGTTTCATTGTCAGAAAAGACGGAAACATATCCGATATTAAAGTGATTCGAAGCGTAGACCCCTATCTTGATAAGGAAGCTGCACGAGTAATTGCTGCAATGCCCAAATGGAAACCGGGCAAGCAAAGAGGAGAAACAGTAAATGTCAGATTCACAGTTCCTGTTGCCTTTAGGCTAACCGGCCCCGAACCAGCTAAAGCAGAAGAAATAAAACAATCAGATTTGGAAGAAGTCGTTGTAGTAGGGTACGGTTTAAAAGAGGATTCAACCCCCGATGCAGTAGGTATTAAAACTGGAGATACGGAACCTACTTTCAAAGTAGTAGAAACAATGCCAAAATTCCCTGGCGGAACAGCCGGGCTGATGAAGTATCTTGCCAGAAGCATTAAATATCCGACTATTGCACAAAAGAACAAGGAGCAAGGCAGAGTCATCATAAAGATGGTTGTCGGAAAAGATGGCAGTTTGTCAGATATAAAAGTACTGCGTAGCGTTTCTCCTTCTTTGGATGCAGAAGCCATTCGTGTAGTTGGCAGTATGCCGAAATGGGAACCGGGACAGCAACGCGGACAAGCAGTTGCCGTAGAATATACCCTTCCTATTGTATTCCGACTACAATAA
- a CDS encoding BlaI/MecI/CopY family transcriptional regulator codes for MEKLTIQEEEVMIYIWELQSCFVKDIVAKYTQPAPPYTTVASIVKNLERKGYVTPKRVGNTYQYTPAIRENEYKRHFMSGVVRNYFENSYKEMVSFFAKDQKISTDDLKDIIDLIEKGKED; via the coding sequence ATGGAAAAGTTAACAATACAAGAAGAAGAAGTAATGATCTACATTTGGGAGTTACAAAGCTGTTTCGTCAAGGACATCGTAGCGAAATATACGCAACCTGCTCCGCCGTACACCACAGTAGCATCCATCGTGAAGAACCTCGAACGGAAGGGATACGTCACACCGAAACGTGTGGGTAATACTTACCAGTACACTCCCGCAATTCGCGAAAATGAGTATAAACGCCATTTTATGAGCGGCGTAGTTCGTAACTATTTTGAGAACTCTTACAAAGAAATGGTTTCTTTCTTTGCCAAAGACCAAAAGATTTCGACCGATGATCTCAAAGACATCATCGACCTGATTGAAAAAGGAAAAGAAGATTAA
- a CDS encoding porin family protein — MKKGLIFVLFALVSIVSYSQLSWNAKVGMNMSNFTGDAFKDSKMRIGFNVGVGAEYQFTEMWSIQPSLMFTQKGTKMEESEDGITATAKLNPMYLEIPVLAAARFAVADNQNIVIKAGPYFAFGLAGKFKTDISGDLGGISVDDVLDYLEIPKEADLFGSGENKMDMKRFDFGLGVGVAYEIGKFFVSLDGEFGLTKLLDYKDDDISNPKNMNFSIGVGYKF; from the coding sequence ATGAAAAAAGGTTTGATTTTTGTGCTATTCGCACTTGTTTCTATCGTTTCTTATTCTCAACTTTCTTGGAATGCGAAAGTGGGTATGAACATGAGTAACTTCACTGGGGATGCGTTTAAAGATAGTAAGATGAGAATAGGATTTAATGTTGGCGTGGGTGCAGAATATCAATTCACAGAAATGTGGTCTATTCAACCATCTTTGATGTTTACTCAAAAAGGAACAAAAATGGAAGAAAGTGAAGATGGAATTACTGCTACTGCAAAATTAAATCCAATGTATTTGGAAATTCCTGTATTGGCAGCTGCTCGTTTTGCAGTTGCTGATAATCAGAATATTGTGATAAAAGCTGGTCCGTATTTTGCTTTTGGGCTTGCAGGTAAGTTTAAAACTGATATTTCAGGTGATCTAGGTGGAATTTCTGTAGACGATGTTTTAGATTATTTAGAGATTCCTAAAGAAGCAGATCTTTTCGGAAGTGGCGAGAATAAAATGGATATGAAGAGATTTGATTTTGGCCTTGGAGTAGGAGTTGCTTACGAAATCGGAAAGTTTTTTGTTAGTCTAGACGGAGAATTTGGATTAACTAAATTGCTTGATTATAAAGATGATGATATTAGCAATCCGAAAAACATGAACTTCTCTATCGGCGTAGGTTATAAATTCTAA